In the genome of Caulobacter flavus, the window CGCGCAGGTCGCGGGGCAGGGTGCGCAGGCAGGCCTCCAGCTCGGCGCGCGGCGAGGGCTTCAGCGCCGACGAGAAGGCGATCGGCAGGTAGGTGATCCCGGAATTGGGGCCGATGGCGGCGATCGCCGCCTTCAGGATCGCCAGGTCGTGCTGCTGGCGCTGGCCGTCGACATAGATCTCGTAGGGGCGGCCGGCGGCGCCGGCCTCGCGCCAGACGCCCACGTTGCCGACGAACAGCTCGCGACCGACGTGATAGACGCCGCGCCAGGCCACACGGGGCGGCGGCGGTCGCGGGCACAGCCGCGCCAGGGCCTCCATGGTCGGCACGCCGGTGATCGGGCCGCCGTACGGCATGACCGAGCGGACGTCGCGCGGGGTGATGCGGCACACCCGGCCCGCCAGCGAGGCGTCCTCCTCGCCGGCCAGCAGCAGGGTCAGCTGGCGGGGCGGCAGGCCGGCGAAGCGCATGACCTCGTGCTGGTCGCCCTCGAACATCAGCATGACGATCTCGCCGTCGTCGTCGTCGCCGAACAGCTTGTGCTGCAGCGCCCTGGCCAGGGCCTGCAACTCGCGGGCGTCCAGGCGCGTGGCGCGCGGGTCGGCCAGCACGAACGAGAACGGCGCGACCAGGCCATGGCGGCGCGGGGCCAGCCAGGCGACCTTCAGATAGTCGCCGGCGACCTTGGCGATCAGGGCTGCGTTACGCTCGGTCTCGACGGGGTCTTCGCCGACGAAGACTTTCAGGCAGGCGATGGCGGTCATGTCGCCCAGGTTGCGCGACATTGGTTATTGCGCGTTATAGGTCGGCTGCGACCCAGCGTCGCGAACGCCGGTTTCCGAGCTTGCTAGGCCGTCTGCAGCGGCAGGGCGTCGGCCGGATTGGCGCCCAGGGCCGGCGGCTTGTCGAGCAGGGCGCTGACGGCCGCGCCGGTGACGTAGGCCAGGCCGGCGGCGCGGCAGGCCTCCAGCTCCTTGGCCGAGCGGACGCCCAGCACGCCCTGATGCACGCCCTTGGCGCGATAGACCGACTGGCGCGAGGCGAACAGGGCGATGGCCTTGACCCGCTCGGCGTCGGGCTCGTCGCGCAGCTCCAGGGTGATGCTGGAGGCGATGTCGCCCGGCAGGGTGTTCACCGGGAAGTTCGGGTCGGAGATGCAGAGGTCGATATAGGCGAACGAGCCCTGCAGGAACGCGCGGATCTGCTGCAGCAGCCCCATCGAGGGCTCGCGCGGGGTGTCGTAGACCGTGGCGCCCAGGCGCGGCTGCAGGTCGAGCGGATAGCGCGACAGGCGGCGTTTGTAGGCCTCCTGCGAGGCCGGCGTCGTCAGGTTCCAGAAGCTGAGCGGCAGGAAAAGGGCGCCTTCGCCGGTCTTGACCGTCGGGAAGCCGAACTGGGCGTCGTTGAGGCCGGTGAGGTCGCGGGCCAGGAGCTCGCCGTCCTCTTCCGGACGCGGGGCCGACAGGTCGGCCTTGTGGCCGAGCACGGCGCCGACGACGCTTTCGGTGGGCAGGTGGTAGATGGCGCGCCAGCCGGTGGTCAGGGGCGCGGCCGCCTTGGACGGGGCAGCGGCGGCGATCGGGCGGACCGGCGGGGCGGCGGGCTTGGCCGGCGCGGGCTTGGCCTTGGGCTCGATCGGCGCGGTGGTCGCGGCGGGCTTGGCTTGCGGCGCGGCGGTTTCGGGCGGGGCGCTGGGAACGGCGCGGATTTCCTCGGCGGTGATCACCTGCACGTGGCCCGGCGCGCCGGAATAGCCGCGGCCGGCCATCAGCCCGGCCAGTTCGGCCTGCGACAGGCTGGCGAACTGCAGCACCGCGTTCTCGTCGCCCTCGAAGGTCATCAGGCACACCTGGCCGCTCTTGCGACCGGGGAACAGCGAGGTCTCCAGCTCGATGGCCAGGGCCTGCATCTCCTCGGGATCCAGCGCCTCGGCCTTGGTGTCGGCCAGCACGAAGGCCAGGGGCGCGACCACGCCGTAGCGGCGCGGATGCTTCCAGCGGTGCTTGAGATAGACGTCGGCGGCCGCCTCGACATGGGCGGGGGGAACGCTGGCGCCCGCCGTCTCCGCGGCGGTGAGCAGGATACGCAGGCAGGCAATGGCCGTCATGGACGGCAATTTGACCGCCAATGCTTGGCGAAATCCTTACAAGAGAAGGATAACGGCGGTTTTTTATGTATTGCTCAGGTATAGGTGCGACAGGGTGTCGCAATCGCTTTCGCCTATCGCGCGCGCGACGCCCTGCCTTTGCCGTCCCGCGTGAGCGTCAGACGAAGTCTTCGCTGAGACGGAACTCCAGGCGCTGCTTGACGCCCGGCCAGTCGAAATCGGTGATCGAGAACACGGCCGTGTCGCGCACGTGGCCGGTCCAGGTGATCTTGTGGCTGCGCAGCACGCCTTCCTTGGAGGCGCCCAGCTTCTCGACCGCAGCCTGGCTGCGGGCGTTGCGCACGTCGATCATGAACTCGACGCGGATGACGCCGGCGTCGAAGGCGTGGCCCAGCAGCAGGCGCTTGGATTCCGGGTTCACCGGGCCTGAGCGCGCGTCGGGATGCAGGAAGGTCGAGCCGATCTCGAGGCCTTTGTGCAGGCGGCGGATGTTGAGGTAGCTGGAGGTGCCGACGATCTTGCCGTCCGACTTGCGGCGGATGGCGAAGCCGACGCGCTCGCCCCGGTCGCTTTCGCCCAGCAGCGCGCCCCACCAGTCCTCGAAGCCCTCGCCGCAGCCGTTGACCGACATGATCTCCCAGCTGGCGGGATCGCAGTCGATGGCGCCGCGCAGTTCGTCGCGCAGATCCTGGGTGATCGGTTCCAGCCGGACGTAGCGGCCTTCGAGGGGCTTGATGGTCAGGTTCATGACCGGTGTTTTCCGCCAGGAGCGGGCGGCTGGCAAGCCGTCAGGCGGTCAGCGAGGCCCAAGACGACGCGAACGTTCAAACCGCCCGCAACGTCCGCTTGCCGCGCCCGTCAACTCGGTGCTACACATGCTTCAAACAAGTGTTTGAACCAGGGATCGGGAACGCCATGGACTTCGACATCTCTTCTCGCCAGCGGGAATTTCTCGACCGGGTGAACGCCTTCATCGAGGCGCACGTGCGCCCGGCGATCCCGACCTACGAAGCCGAGATGGACGTTCCCGCCGACCAGCGCTGGAAGGTCGTCCAGGTGCTGGAGGACCTGAAGGCCAAGGCCAAGGCCGAAGGGCTGTGGAACTTCTTCATGCCGCCCCACAGCGGCCAGACTCACGTCGACGACACGTTCCAGTTCGAGGGCGTGCAGCTGACCAACCTCGAATACAGCCTGATCGCCGAGCAGCTGGGCAAGATCGGCTTCGCGTCCGAGGTCTTCAACTGCTCGGCGCCCGACACCGGCAACATGGAAGTGCTGATGCGCTACGGCACGCTGGCGCAGAAGGAGCGCTGGCTGCGGCCGCTGATGAACGGGCAGATCCGCTCGGCCTTCCTGATGACCGAACCGGCGGTGGCCAGCTCCGACGCCACCAACATCGAGACCCGTATCGAGCGCGACGGCGACGACTACGTCATCAACGGCCGCAAGTGGTGGTCGTCGGGCGTGGGCGATCCGCGCTGCAAGGTCGCCATCGTCATGGGCAAGACCGATCCGTCCGCCTCCACCCACCAGCAGCAGAGCCAGATCCTGGTGCCGCTTGACGCGCCGGGCATCGAGGTGGTGCGCATGCTGCCGGTGTTCGGTTTCGACGACGCCCCGCACGGCCACGCCGAGGTGATCCTCAAGGATGTGCGCGTGCCGGTCGAAGACGGCCTGATCCTGGGCGAGGGCCGCGGCTTCGAGATCGCGCAGGGCCGCCTTGGTCCCGGCCGCATCCACCACTGCATGCGCACCATCGGCGCGGCGGAAGTGGCGCTGGAGAAGATGGTCAAGCGCCTGATGACCCGGAAGGCCTTCGGCAAGTACATCTCCGAGCACTCGGTGTGGGAGCAGCGCATCGCCGAGGCCCGCATCGACATCGAGATGTGCCGCCTCCTGTGCCTGAAGGCCGCCGACATGATGGACAAGGCCGGCAACAAGGCCGCGCGCCTCGAGATCGCGATGATCAAGGTCGCCGCACCGCGCATCGCCCTGAAGGTGATCGACGACGCCATCCAGGCCCACGGCGGCGGCGGCGTCACCACTGACTTCGGCCTGGCCAAGCTCTATGCCGGCATCCGCACCCTGCGCCTGGCCGACGGTCCCGACGAGGTGCACTGCCGCACCATCGCCCGGATGGAGTACGCCAAGTACGGCGACCTGGCCTACGCCCAGAAGGCCGAGCGTGAGGCGGCTCTGCACGTACCGGGGATCCGGTAAGGCTGAGGAGGGCCCCCTCAGTCGCTCCGCGACAGCTCCCCCAGAGGGGGAGCATCTGTCGGCTCAAATCCTCCCCCCTCTGGGGGAGGTGGCCCGGAGGGCCGGAGGGGGAGGCCGCCGTGAGGCGGCCTTTCTCCGTCTTCAGAACCCCGGCGCCACGATCGCGCGGGCCTGGGTCTCGTCGCAGCGGATCTGGTCGATCATCAGCTCGATGCTGTCGAACTTCAGCTCGGGGCGCAGGAAGGCGATCAGCTGGGTCTCGATGACCTGGCCGTAGAGGTCCTCGTCGAAGTCGAACAGCCAGGTCTCCAGGCGGGTCTCGACCTCGCCGGTGGTCGGGTTGTTGCCGAGGTTGGCCACGCCCGGGATCACCCGGCCGTCGGGCAGGCGGGTGCGGGTGGCGTAGACGCCCAGCTTGGGCACCACGTAGTCGACGATCTCGACATTGGCGGTGGGAAAGCCCAGCTGGCGACCCAGCTGCTGGCCGCGGCGCACCACGCCCTCGATGGCGAAGGGGCGGCCCAGGATGCGGGCGGCTTCCTCCGGATGGCCGGCGCGCAGCGCCTCGCGCACGCCGGTGGACGAGAACTTCTCGCCGTCGCGGTTGGCGACCGGCTCGGCCACCGATACCGAGAAACCCAACTCCTCGCCGTAGGCCTTCATCGCCTGCGGGCTGCCCGTGCGACCTTTGCCGAACGAGATGTCGAAGCCGACGGCCACGTGCCTGATGCCCAGGCCCTGGTGCAGCACGCGCTCGGCGAAGGCGCGGTCGTCCAGGGTGGCCATCTCGAAGTCGAACGGCAGCAGGTACAGGAAGTCGACGCCCAGGTCGCTCAGCAGGCGGGCCTGCTGCTCGATGGTCATCAGCCGGAACGCCGGCTCGGTCGGGCGGAACAGGCGGCGCGGGTGCGGGTCGAAGGTGACAACGCCCAGCGGAACCTTCAGCTCGCGCGCGGCCTTGGCGGCCTCGGCGATCACCTGCTGGTGCCCGCGATGGACGCCGTCGAAATTGCCCAGGGCCACGGCCGCGCCCTTCTCCTCGGGGGAGAGATCCTTCCAGCCGTGGACGATCTTCAGGCGCACGCGCTGATCCATGCTCAGGCGCCCTTCTTCGGAACCAGGACCACGGCCTCGCCGTCGACCACGGCCTTCTTGCCGACGACGCAGGTGGTCGACAGGGTCACGCGGCCCTTGGCCTCGTCGATGGCGGTGACGGCGACCTTGACCACCACGGTGTCGCCGATACGCACCGGCCGCTTAAAGTTGAGCAACTGCGAAAGATAGACCGCGCCCGGGCCGGGCAGGGTGGTGCCCAGCGCCGCCGAGATGTAGCCGGCCGACAGCATGCCGTGGGCGATGCGCTCGCCGAAGCTGGTCGTGGCGGCGTAGTCGGCGTCGAGATGGACCGGATTGGTGTCGCCGGTGACGTCGGCGAAGGCCTGGATGTCGGCTTCGCCCACGGCGCGGCTGAACTCGGCGGCCTGGCCGACGCTCAAGTCCTCGAGAAAGAGACCCATGCGATCCCCGATCCTGCGTTCTTATTGATCTTGAAGAGGCTTTTTAGCGGTTCGCGCCGGCTTCACCAGACCAGATCGGCGATGGCGTGCGCAGCGCCGACGCTTTCGGCGGCCAGCAGCTTGGCCACGCCCTCGGGGGCCAGCAGGCCGTCGGGGCCCAGGGCCTTGTCGCCGTGGATGCCCTTGGCGACGAACAGGCAGGCCAGCTTCTGGTTCTCGGCGCCCAGCACGTCGGTGATGACGCCGTCGCCGATGCACAGCACGCGCGAGCGATCGACCGGTCCGCCCTTCAGGCGCTCGGCCTCGGCCAGGGCCAGATCGTAGATCGCGGCATAGGGCTTGCCGGCCATCACCACCTGGCCGCCGAGCTCTTCATAGAGATCGGCCAGGGCGCCGGCGCAGAAGATCAGCTTGTCGCCGCGCTGCACGACGCGGTCGGGGTTGGCGCAGATGAAGACGAGGCCGCGGTCGGCGGCCACCTGCAGCTGGCCGCGATAGTCCTCGGCGGTCTCGTTCTCGTCGTCGAACAGGCCGGTGCAGCAGATGAAGTCGGCCGCCTCGCAGCCGGCGCCTTCGAGGCCGAGGCCCGCGTACAGTGGCTCGTCGCGCTCGGGGCCGATCTTCCAGACCTTGCCCGGGGCCCGGGCGGCCAGCAGCGAGCGGGTGGCGTCGCCGCTGGTGACGAAGGCGCTCCAGGCCTCGCGCCGCACCTTCAGGCCGTCCAGCTGGGCCAGCACGTCGCTGGAAGGACGCGGCGCGTTCGAGATCAGCACCACGGGGCCGTGATCGGCGTTGAAGCGTTCCAGCGCCTCGCAGGCCTCGGGGAAGTTGCGCACCCCGTTGTGGATGACGCCCCAGACGTCGCAGAGCACCACGTCGTAGCGGTCGGTCAGGGCGGAAAGGCCGGCGGGAAAGTCGATCATGGGCTGGGCGGGTACCGGGCATGGGCGGGAGCGTCAATGGCGTCGCGCCGCCCGTCCCGCGAGGCCGCGCGACCGTTCATATGGTGAGGCTGCCGCGATCCAGCAACGGAATTTGTCGATCTATGAATCGTCGACTTTCCGACTGCGTGCATTTGCTTGTAACGACGTTATATTCATTCATACTTCTTAGTAATTTCCAGCTTAACCGTACGATAATACATACATACTACTTCATTGTGGCAGGGGGCGGCGGAAGAATTCCGAGCCTGATCGTGTAAGTGAGTTTAGTATAGTGCGTAACATCTCGAAGAAGTCGGTTCTGTTCTGTTCGGCCGTCGTGGTCTCGTTCTTCGCCGCTCAAGGCGCCTTTGCTCAAACCGCCGTCAGCAACGATGGCACGGCCACCGCCAACGGCGGCCTGGCCACGGCGGTCGGCAACAACGCGGACGCCAGCGGCTCCTATTCGAACGCCTTCGGTCAGAGCGCCACGGCCACCGGTTCGCATGCCCTGGCGATCGGCCACGACGCTCAGGCCAGCGGCCAGTACGCGATCCAGATCGGTTCGCACGGCACGGCCAGCGGCAATTACGCGACCGTGGTCGGCAACTCTTCGTCGGCCGTCGGCAACTACGCCACCGTGATCGGCGCCGGCGCCTCCGCCTCGGGCGTCAACAGC includes:
- a CDS encoding GNAT family N-acetyltransferase, which produces MNLTIKPLEGRYVRLEPITQDLRDELRGAIDCDPASWEIMSVNGCGEGFEDWWGALLGESDRGERVGFAIRRKSDGKIVGTSSYLNIRRLHKGLEIGSTFLHPDARSGPVNPESKRLLLGHAFDAGVIRVEFMIDVRNARSQAAVEKLGASKEGVLRSHKITWTGHVRDTAVFSITDFDWPGVKQRLEFRLSEDFV
- a CDS encoding MaoC family dehydratase, coding for MGLFLEDLSVGQAAEFSRAVGEADIQAFADVTGDTNPVHLDADYAATTSFGERIAHGMLSAGYISAALGTTLPGPGAVYLSQLLNFKRPVRIGDTVVVKVAVTAIDEAKGRVTLSTTCVVGKKAVVDGEAVVLVPKKGA
- a CDS encoding TIGR01459 family HAD-type hydrolase produces the protein MIDFPAGLSALTDRYDVVLCDVWGVIHNGVRNFPEACEALERFNADHGPVVLISNAPRPSSDVLAQLDGLKVRREAWSAFVTSGDATRSLLAARAPGKVWKIGPERDEPLYAGLGLEGAGCEAADFICCTGLFDDENETAEDYRGQLQVAADRGLVFICANPDRVVQRGDKLIFCAGALADLYEELGGQVVMAGKPYAAIYDLALAEAERLKGGPVDRSRVLCIGDGVITDVLGAENQKLACLFVAKGIHGDKALGPDGLLAPEGVAKLLAAESVGAAHAIADLVW
- a CDS encoding bifunctional riboflavin kinase/FAD synthetase → MRLKIVHGWKDLSPEEKGAAVALGNFDGVHRGHQQVIAEAAKAARELKVPLGVVTFDPHPRRLFRPTEPAFRLMTIEQQARLLSDLGVDFLYLLPFDFEMATLDDRAFAERVLHQGLGIRHVAVGFDISFGKGRTGSPQAMKAYGEELGFSVSVAEPVANRDGEKFSSTGVREALRAGHPEEAARILGRPFAIEGVVRRGQQLGRQLGFPTANVEIVDYVVPKLGVYATRTRLPDGRVIPGVANLGNNPTTGEVETRLETWLFDFDEDLYGQVIETQLIAFLRPELKFDSIELMIDQIRCDETQARAIVAPGF
- a CDS encoding acyl-CoA dehydrogenase family protein; amino-acid sequence: MDFDISSRQREFLDRVNAFIEAHVRPAIPTYEAEMDVPADQRWKVVQVLEDLKAKAKAEGLWNFFMPPHSGQTHVDDTFQFEGVQLTNLEYSLIAEQLGKIGFASEVFNCSAPDTGNMEVLMRYGTLAQKERWLRPLMNGQIRSAFLMTEPAVASSDATNIETRIERDGDDYVINGRKWWSSGVGDPRCKVAIVMGKTDPSASTHQQQSQILVPLDAPGIEVVRMLPVFGFDDAPHGHAEVILKDVRVPVEDGLILGEGRGFEIAQGRLGPGRIHHCMRTIGAAEVALEKMVKRLMTRKAFGKYISEHSVWEQRIAEARIDIEMCRLLCLKAADMMDKAGNKAARLEIAMIKVAAPRIALKVIDDAIQAHGGGGVTTDFGLAKLYAGIRTLRLADGPDEVHCRTIARMEYAKYGDLAYAQKAEREAALHVPGIR